Genomic window (Anaerolineae bacterium):
GCTGGCCGGTCTGCGGGTCCAGGGCATACAGCCGGCCATCCCGGCTGGCGACATACAGCGTCCCTTCGTGATACAGCGGCGTGGCGCGCACCAGGTCGCCGGCGGTGAACTTCCAGCGCAGGGCGCCGGTTCCCGCATCCAGCGCATAGACGTTATGGTCCGTGGCGCCGAAGTAGACCACCCCTTCATGCAGAAGCGGCCCGCCCCAGATCCAGCCATCGGTTTTGAAGGACCACTTTTGCTCTCCGCTGACGGCATCCAGGGCATAGAGGGAGCTGTCGAAGGAGCCGAAGAAGACCATGCCCTCGCCCACCGCCGGCGTGCCGGCGATAGCGCCGCCGGCCTCAAACTGCCAGAGCTTCTGCCCCGAATCTGCATCCAGGCAGTAGAGGCGGTGGTCCATGGCGCCGAGGTACAGCCGGCCGTCGGCCAGGGCCGGCGACGCCCAAATCCACCCCTCTGTCGGGAATTCCCATAGCACGCGGCCGCTGTTCACCTCCACGGCCCGCAGTTTTTTGTCTTCCCCGCCGAAATAGGCTACGCCATCCGCCACCAGCGGGCGGGCCAGCACCGCTTTATTGGCGGTGGAAATGGTCCAGCGCGTCTGGCCGCTCGCCCGGTCCAGGGCATACAGCCCTTGGGCGGAGGTGCCGACCAGCAACAGGTCGCCGGCCACGGCCGGCTCGCCGTGGAATTGGGCCGGCTCCTTGCTGTCGGCCGGCGGCACCCGCCACAGTTCCTGGCCGCCCCGCTGGGCATCCAGTGCCCACACATGCCCATCCAGGCCCGTCAGATACAGCACATTATCGGCATATGCCAGGCCGGGCCAGATGGGCGGCGGGGTTGCGCTGGCGCCGCCACTGCACCCTGCCCCGATGAAAAGG
Coding sequences:
- a CDS encoding PQQ-binding-like beta-propeller repeat protein encodes the protein MKHRIPWGVGVLVPLLLAFLFIGAGCSGGASATPPPIWPGLAYADNVLYLTGLDGHVWALDAQRGGQELWRVPPADSKEPAQFHGEPAVAGDLLLVGTSAQGLYALDRASGQTRWTISTANKAVLARPLVADGVAYFGGEDKKLRAVEVNSGRVLWEFPTEGWIWASPALADGRLYLGAMDHRLYCLDADSGQKLWQFEAGGAIAGTPAVGEGMVFFGSFDSSLYALDAVSGEQKWSFKTDGWIWGGPLLHEGVVYFGATDHNVYALDAGTGALRWKFTAGDLVRATPLYHEGTLYVASRDGRLYALDPQTGQQKWSFSTDDPKAGQLLSEPVAADDTIYVAIMNGRVAALDAASGVQRWLANPAQTK